One genomic region from Streptomyces sp. NBC_01431 encodes:
- a CDS encoding coenzyme F420-0:L-glutamate ligase: MNAPSFRVWAVPGLPEIQAGDDLAKLIATAAPDLADGDILLVTSKIVSKAEGRIVEAADREAAIDTETVRVVARRGALRIVENRQGLVMAAAGVDASNTRAGTVLLLPEDPDASAAAIRAGLRDALGVEVGVIVTDTFGRPWRSGLTDVAIGASGVRVLDDLRGGTDAHGNPLSATVISHADELAAAGDLVKGKAGGLPVAVVRGLAHLAGEGSAREMVRAPADDMFRLGTSEAVREAVTQRRTVRAFTAEPVDPGAVRRAVEAAVTAPAPHHTTPWRFVLLESPESRTRLLDAMRDAWIEDLRRDEKSEESIAKRVARGDVLRAAPYLVVPCLVMDGSHTYGDARRDGAEREMFVVAAGAGVQNFLVALAGERLGSAWVSSTMFCRDVVRDCLDLPAGWDPMGAVAVGHAAQPAKERPAREASDFIEVR; the protein is encoded by the coding sequence GTGAACGCTCCTTCCTTCCGGGTGTGGGCGGTCCCCGGACTGCCGGAGATCCAGGCGGGTGACGACCTCGCGAAGCTGATAGCGACGGCCGCGCCCGATCTCGCCGACGGCGACATCCTGCTCGTCACCTCGAAGATCGTCTCCAAGGCGGAGGGCCGCATCGTGGAGGCCGCCGACCGCGAGGCGGCCATAGACACGGAGACGGTACGGGTGGTGGCCCGCCGCGGCGCCCTGCGCATCGTCGAGAACCGCCAGGGCCTGGTCATGGCCGCGGCGGGCGTCGACGCCTCCAACACCCGGGCCGGCACCGTGCTGCTGCTGCCCGAGGATCCGGACGCCTCGGCGGCCGCGATCCGCGCCGGGCTGCGCGACGCGCTCGGCGTCGAGGTCGGCGTGATCGTGACGGACACCTTCGGGCGCCCGTGGCGCAGCGGCCTGACCGACGTGGCGATCGGCGCGAGTGGCGTACGGGTCCTGGACGATCTGCGCGGCGGCACGGACGCGCACGGCAACCCGCTGAGCGCGACGGTGATCTCGCACGCCGACGAACTGGCCGCGGCGGGCGACCTGGTGAAGGGCAAGGCCGGCGGTCTCCCGGTCGCCGTGGTCCGGGGGCTGGCGCACCTGGCGGGCGAGGGCTCGGCCCGCGAGATGGTCCGCGCCCCGGCGGACGACATGTTCCGCCTCGGCACCTCGGAGGCGGTCCGGGAGGCGGTCACCCAGCGGCGTACGGTGCGGGCCTTCACGGCCGAGCCCGTCGACCCGGGCGCCGTGCGGCGCGCGGTGGAGGCGGCGGTGACCGCCCCGGCCCCGCACCACACGACGCCCTGGCGCTTCGTCCTGCTCGAATCGCCCGAGTCGCGCACCCGGCTGCTCGACGCGATGCGGGACGCCTGGATCGAGGACCTGCGCCGCGACGAGAAGTCCGAGGAGTCCATCGCCAAGCGCGTGGCCCGCGGCGACGTCCTGCGCGCCGCACCGTACTTGGTCGTTCCCTGCCTGGTGATGGACGGCTCACACACCTACGGCGATGCCCGCCGCGACGGTGCCGAGCGCGAGATGTTCGTGGTCGCGGCGGGCGCCGGCGTCCAGAACTTCCTGGTCGCCCTGGCCGGCGAACGCCTGGGCTCGGCCTGGGTGTCCTCGACGATGTTCTGCCGCGACGTGGTACGCGACTGCCTTGATCTGCCCGCGGGTTGGGACCCCATGGGGGCGGTGGCCGTGGGCCACGCGGCTCAGCCTGCCAAGGAGCGGCCGGCGCGGGAGGCTTCGGACTTCATCGAGGTGCGCTGA
- a CDS encoding phosphomannomutase/phosphoglucomutase translates to MAADLSQIVKAYDVRGVVPDQWDESLAELFGAAFVRVTQADAIVVGHDMRPSSPGLSAAFARGAAALGADVTLIGLCSTDQLYYASGALDLPGAMFTASHNPAQYNGIKMCRAGAAPVGQDTGLSEIRELAEQWSQQGAPAPAATAGTISERETLTDYAAHLKSLVDLSAIRPLKVVVDAGNGMGGHTVPTVFEGLPLDLVPMYFELDGTFPNHEANPLDPANIVDLQARVLAEGADLGLAFDGDADRCFVVDERGEPVSPSAITALVAARELARHPGGTVIHNLITSWSVPEVVRENGGTPVRTRVGHSFIKQEMAATGAIFGGEHSAHYYFADFWNADTGMLAALHVLAALGGQAGTLSALVAQYDRYTGSGEINSTVEDQSARAAAVRAAYESQEGLALDELDGLTVTAADWWFNLRASNTEPLLRLNVEARDEQTMAKIRDEVLAIVRG, encoded by the coding sequence GTGGCTGCTGATCTGTCGCAGATCGTGAAGGCGTACGACGTCCGCGGAGTGGTGCCGGATCAGTGGGACGAGTCCCTTGCCGAGCTGTTCGGCGCCGCTTTCGTCCGCGTGACGCAGGCGGACGCGATCGTCGTCGGCCACGACATGCGGCCCTCCTCGCCCGGCCTCTCGGCGGCCTTCGCGCGCGGCGCGGCCGCCCTGGGCGCCGACGTCACACTGATCGGCCTGTGCTCCACGGACCAGCTGTACTACGCCTCCGGCGCCCTGGACCTGCCCGGCGCGATGTTCACCGCCTCGCACAACCCGGCCCAGTACAACGGCATCAAGATGTGCCGGGCGGGCGCCGCGCCGGTCGGCCAGGACACCGGCCTCTCCGAGATCCGCGAACTGGCCGAGCAGTGGTCGCAGCAGGGCGCCCCCGCCCCGGCGGCGACCGCGGGCACGATCAGCGAGCGCGAGACGTTGACGGACTACGCGGCCCATCTCAAGTCCCTCGTCGACCTCTCCGCCATCCGCCCCCTGAAGGTCGTGGTCGACGCGGGCAACGGCATGGGCGGCCACACCGTGCCCACCGTGTTCGAGGGCCTGCCGCTCGACCTGGTCCCGATGTACTTCGAGCTGGACGGCACCTTCCCCAACCACGAGGCCAACCCGCTCGACCCGGCGAACATCGTGGACCTCCAGGCCCGTGTGCTCGCCGAGGGCGCCGACCTGGGCCTCGCCTTCGACGGCGACGCCGACCGCTGCTTCGTCGTGGACGAGCGGGGCGAGCCCGTCTCGCCCTCCGCGATCACCGCCCTGGTCGCGGCCCGTGAACTCGCCCGCCACCCCGGCGGCACCGTGATCCACAACCTGATCACCTCCTGGTCAGTCCCCGAGGTGGTCCGCGAGAACGGCGGCACGCCCGTCCGCACCCGGGTCGGCCACTCCTTCATCAAGCAGGAGATGGCGGCCACCGGAGCGATCTTCGGCGGCGAGCACTCCGCGCACTACTACTTCGCCGACTTCTGGAACGCGGACACCGGCATGCTGGCCGCGCTCCACGTGCTTGCCGCGCTCGGCGGCCAGGCGGGCACGCTCTCCGCCCTGGTGGCCCAGTACGACCGCTACACGGGCTCGGGCGAGATCAACTCCACGGTCGAGGACCAGTCGGCCCGCGCGGCCGCGGTCCGCGCCGCCTACGAGAGCCAGGAAGGCCTCGCCCTGGACGAGCTCGACGGGCTGACCGTCACCGCCGCCGACTGGTGGTTCAACCTCCGCGCCTCCAACACCGAGCCCCTGCTGCGACTGAACGTCGAA
- a CDS encoding metallopeptidase family protein has translation MDSSSSAEGTGSRSGPRRRDRHGRGMRGPVAPPQVPLSASRAETFRDLVLDSVERLERRWPQLAEVEFLVTDVPFRESPGPGDDGDLAAWSDEAVPLGRAVPAGKEHPARILVYRRPVEIRTKNRDERALLVHEVVVEQVAELLGLAPESVDPRYGQD, from the coding sequence ATGGACAGTTCCAGTTCAGCCGAAGGTACTGGCTCCCGTTCGGGGCCGCGGCGCCGCGACCGCCACGGCCGTGGCATGCGCGGACCCGTGGCACCGCCCCAGGTGCCGCTCTCGGCCAGCCGGGCGGAGACCTTCCGCGATCTCGTGCTCGACTCCGTGGAGCGCCTTGAGCGACGCTGGCCGCAGCTGGCCGAGGTCGAGTTCCTGGTCACCGACGTGCCGTTCAGGGAGTCCCCCGGTCCGGGGGACGACGGCGATCTGGCGGCCTGGAGCGACGAGGCGGTGCCGCTGGGCCGCGCGGTCCCGGCCGGCAAGGAGCACCCCGCGCGGATCCTGGTCTACCGCAGGCCGGTCGAGATTCGCACCAAGAACCGGGACGAGCGCGCCCTGCTCGTTCACGAGGTCGTGGTCGAGCAGGTCGCCGAACTCCTGGGCCTGGCACCGGAGTCGGTCGACCCCCGCTACGGGCAGGACTGA
- a CDS encoding DUF5719 family protein — MKRTTLSLAAGAVALAALTGFASLTVPGPPAQTGAQSAARQPVERSSLLCPAPSNSDLAQTTYTAFTPKGDAGGKPGTATLTSAAPPPADSGGAGPSSPPAKGKDGKASSKPKPASDTPAPGKPVVTLKEPGKPAAATASGGDAPALTGSADGALAPGWAAQQTTQITGGVGRALLGTNCTAPDADFWFPGASTAKDRQDYVHLTNPDDTAAVADIELFGKDGAIKADIGEGITVPAKSSVPVLLSTLTGTVADDLTVHVSTRAGRVGAVVQATDAKAGADWLPASADPAASQVLPGIPGDATDVRLIVHAKGTDDADLKVKLSGKGGSFTPVGLDSVHVKSGMTASFDLKNVMRGDAGSLLLSPVSDGGTPVVAALRVVRGTGDKQEIGFIPAAGQVGTRATVTDNRDKASTLVLTATGTKDATVKVSSSAGTEGGEPQSKSYTVKAGTTLAVDPPVPTGLKGSYALTVEPDPSGGPVYAARTLAIAQDGVPMFTVQTLTDDKGMVAVPGSAQDLSVLEK; from the coding sequence GTGAAGCGCACCACCCTCTCCCTCGCGGCGGGAGCCGTCGCGCTCGCCGCACTGACCGGCTTCGCCTCGCTCACCGTGCCGGGCCCCCCGGCGCAGACCGGCGCGCAGTCCGCGGCGCGACAGCCCGTCGAGCGCTCCAGCCTCCTCTGCCCGGCGCCCAGCAACTCCGACCTCGCCCAGACGACGTACACCGCGTTCACGCCGAAGGGCGACGCCGGGGGCAAGCCGGGCACCGCGACGCTGACATCGGCGGCGCCGCCGCCCGCCGACAGCGGTGGGGCCGGCCCGTCGTCCCCGCCCGCCAAGGGCAAGGACGGCAAGGCGTCCAGCAAGCCCAAGCCCGCCTCCGACACGCCCGCGCCCGGCAAGCCGGTCGTCACCCTGAAGGAACCGGGCAAGCCGGCCGCCGCCACCGCGTCCGGCGGCGACGCGCCCGCCCTCACCGGCTCCGCCGACGGGGCGCTCGCGCCGGGCTGGGCAGCCCAGCAGACCACTCAGATCACCGGCGGCGTCGGGCGCGCCCTGCTCGGGACCAACTGCACGGCGCCGGACGCCGACTTCTGGTTCCCCGGGGCGTCCACGGCCAAGGACCGCCAGGACTACGTCCATCTGACCAATCCGGACGACACCGCGGCCGTCGCCGACATCGAGCTGTTCGGCAAGGACGGCGCCATCAAGGCGGACATCGGTGAGGGGATCACGGTCCCCGCGAAATCGAGCGTGCCTGTTCTCCTCTCCACTCTGACCGGCACGGTGGCCGACGACCTGACGGTCCACGTCAGCACCCGGGCGGGCCGGGTCGGCGCGGTCGTCCAGGCCACCGACGCGAAGGCGGGCGCGGACTGGCTGCCCGCCTCGGCGGACCCGGCCGCCTCCCAGGTGCTTCCGGGCATCCCGGGCGACGCCACCGACGTACGCCTGATCGTCCACGCCAAGGGCACGGACGACGCGGACCTCAAGGTGAAGCTGTCGGGCAAGGGGGGCAGCTTCACCCCGGTGGGGCTCGACTCCGTCCACGTGAAGTCGGGGATGACGGCGTCGTTTGATTTGAAGAACGTCATGAGGGGCGACGCGGGTTCCCTTCTGCTCAGCCCTGTTTCGGACGGTGGCACTCCGGTTGTCGCGGCGCTGCGCGTGGTCCGGGGGACCGGCGACAAGCAGGAGATCGGCTTCATCCCGGCGGCCGGGCAGGTCGGCACCCGCGCGACGGTCACCGACAACCGCGACAAGGCCTCCACGCTGGTCCTGACCGCCACAGGCACCAAGGACGCCACGGTGAAGGTCAGCTCGTCCGCGGGCACCGAGGGCGGCGAGCCGCAGTCCAAGTCGTACACCGTGAAGGCCGGGACGACCCTCGCCGTCGACCCGCCCGTCCCGACGGGTCTGAAGGGTTCGTACGCGCTGACGGTGGAGCCCGATCCGAGCGGCGGCCCGGTCTACGCGGCGCGCACGCTGGCCATCGCGCAGGACGGCGTGCCGATGTTCACGGTGCAGACCCTGACCGATGACAAGGGCATGGTCGCCGTACCGGGTTCGGCCCAGGACCTCTCGGTCCTGGAGAAGTAA
- a CDS encoding DUF3499 domain-containing protein, with protein sequence MESRRGPVKSAVPSNVVSPVRRCSRTACGRPAVATLTYVYADSTAVLGPLATYAEPHCYDLCAEHSERLTAPRGWEVVRLTDASAPARPSGDDLEALANAVREAARPQERAAEAGGARAADPMEVGRRGHLRVLRSPES encoded by the coding sequence GTGGAGAGTCGTCGCGGCCCGGTCAAGAGTGCGGTACCGTCCAACGTCGTGAGCCCTGTACGTCGCTGTTCGCGCACCGCGTGCGGCCGCCCTGCCGTCGCGACACTGACGTACGTCTACGCGGACTCGACCGCAGTTCTCGGTCCGCTCGCCACCTACGCCGAGCCCCACTGCTACGACCTGTGCGCCGAGCACAGCGAGCGCCTCACCGCGCCCCGCGGCTGGGAGGTCGTCCGGCTGACCGACGCTTCCGCGCCGGCCCGGCCCAGCGGTGACGACCTGGAAGCGCTCGCCAACGCCGTACGAGAAGCGGCCAGGCCCCAGGAGCGCGCCGCCGAAGCGGGCGGAGCGCGGGCGGCCGACCCGATGGAGGTCGGGCGCCGCGGCCACCTGCGCGTGCTGCGCTCGCCCGAATCCTGA
- a CDS encoding cysteine dioxygenase — MNSSHSDLQIAGDILEVQHLLQPARPHPVTVAEFAGLARSIAADRSQWAHLVQYDATSRWYHRLRTVPQALGSTRAGEAPIGYEVWLLSWVPGQGSGAHDHGASSGVLTVLDGELTERTERGAGTLTSGSQRVFAPGYVHEVVNDSLEPAVSLHVYYPGLTDMPMHPSQSAPAAQDVVPA; from the coding sequence ATGAACAGCAGCCACAGCGACCTCCAGATCGCCGGCGACATCCTTGAGGTCCAGCACCTCCTGCAGCCCGCCCGCCCGCACCCCGTGACGGTCGCCGAGTTCGCGGGCCTCGCCCGCTCCATCGCCGCCGACCGCTCCCAGTGGGCCCACCTCGTCCAGTACGACGCGACCTCGCGCTGGTACCACCGGCTGCGCACGGTTCCCCAAGCTCTCGGCTCCACTCGAGCAGGGGAGGCCCCAATCGGCTACGAGGTCTGGCTGCTGTCCTGGGTGCCCGGCCAGGGCAGCGGCGCCCACGACCACGGCGCCTCCTCGGGCGTGCTGACCGTCCTGGACGGCGAGTTGACCGAGCGCACCGAGCGCGGCGCAGGCACCCTGACCTCCGGGTCCCAACGGGTCTTCGCGCCGGGCTACGTCCACGAGGTCGTCAACGACTCCCTGGAGCCGGCCGTCAGCCTGCACGTCTACTACCCGGGCCTGACCGACATGCCGATGCACCCCAGCCAGTCCGCCCCGGCGGCCCAGGATGTCGTACCCGCCTGA
- the cofD gene encoding 2-phospho-L-lactate transferase, producing MRIVVLAGGIGGARFLRGLKSAAPDADITVIGNTGDDIHLFGLKVCPDLDTVMYTLGGGINEEQGWGRTDETFKVKEELAAYGVGPEWFGLGDRDFATHIVRTQMLGAGYSLSAVTEALCARWQPGVRLIPMSDDRVETHVAVDLDGERRAIHFQEYWVRLRASVDAQAVVPVGAEQAKPAPGVLEAIAAADVILFPPSNPVVSVGTILAVPGIREAIAEAGVPVVGLSPIVGDAPVRGMADKVLAAVGVESTAAAVAEHYGSGLLDGWLIDTVDAASVARVEEAGIRCRAVPLMMTDLEATTAMAREALTLAEEVRA from the coding sequence ATGCGCATTGTGGTCTTGGCAGGCGGCATCGGTGGTGCCCGCTTCCTCCGTGGTCTGAAGTCCGCCGCCCCCGACGCGGACATCACCGTCATCGGCAACACCGGTGACGACATCCATCTGTTCGGCCTGAAGGTCTGCCCCGACCTCGACACCGTGATGTACACCCTGGGCGGTGGCATCAACGAGGAGCAGGGCTGGGGGCGTACCGACGAGACCTTCAAGGTCAAGGAGGAGCTCGCGGCGTACGGCGTGGGACCCGAGTGGTTCGGACTCGGCGACCGCGACTTCGCGACCCACATCGTCCGTACGCAGATGCTGGGCGCGGGCTACTCGCTGAGCGCCGTCACCGAGGCGCTGTGCGCCCGCTGGCAGCCCGGCGTCCGCCTCATCCCGATGTCCGACGACCGGGTGGAGACCCATGTCGCCGTCGACCTGGACGGCGAGCGCAGGGCGATCCACTTCCAGGAGTACTGGGTGAGGCTGCGCGCCTCCGTGGACGCGCAGGCAGTGGTCCCGGTCGGCGCCGAGCAGGCCAAGCCCGCGCCCGGCGTCCTCGAAGCGATCGCCGCGGCCGACGTCATCCTCTTCCCGCCGTCCAACCCGGTCGTCTCGGTCGGCACGATCCTGGCCGTACCCGGCATCCGCGAGGCGATCGCGGAGGCGGGCGTGCCGGTGGTCGGCCTCTCTCCCATCGTCGGTGACGCGCCGGTGCGCGGCATGGCGGACAAGGTGCTCGCGGCGGTCGGCGTCGAGTCCACGGCGGCGGCGGTGGCCGAGCACTACGGCTCGGGCCTGCTCGACGGCTGGCTCATCGACACGGTCGATGCCGCCTCGGTCGCCCGCGTCGAGGAGGCGGGCATCCGCTGCCGCGCCGTGCCGCTGATGATGACGGACCTGGAGGCGACGACCGCGATGGCCCGCGAGGCGCTGACGCTGGCCGAGGAGGTCCGCGCGTGA
- a CDS encoding WhiB family transcriptional regulator produces MTELFQELLVDEAEEELGWQERALCAQTDPESFFPEKGGSTREAKKVCLACEVRSECLEYALANDERFGIWGGLSERERRRLKKAAV; encoded by the coding sequence ATGACCGAGCTGTTTCAGGAACTGCTGGTCGACGAGGCCGAAGAGGAGCTCGGCTGGCAGGAACGGGCACTCTGCGCCCAGACCGACCCCGAATCCTTCTTCCCCGAGAAGGGCGGCTCCACCAGGGAGGCCAAGAAGGTCTGCCTCGCCTGTGAAGTCCGCTCCGAATGCCTTGAGTACGCCCTCGCCAACGACGAGCGGTTCGGTATCTGGGGCGGCTTGTCCGAGCGGGAGCGCCGACGTCTGAAGAAGGCCGCCGTCTGA
- a CDS encoding glycosyltransferase, which translates to MSVHSQSTAPYEAAATPEFPRHVVTAVLVSHDGARWLPDVLAGLLGQERPVQNAYAADTGSADDSARLVTEALGAERVLHLARRTGFGAAVEEAARTAPVLGPEELPYLKRPSGWDPVSRSWRDDSYDLPELPHGEPVQWLWLLHDDCAPAPDALAELLRVADADEHAAIVGPKLRGWYDRKQLLEVGVSIAHSGRRWTGLDRREQDQGQHDQVRPVLSVSSAGMLIRRDVWDQLGGFDRRLPLMRDDVDLCWRAHTAGHSVLIAPDAVVRHAEAAARERRAVDCAGRSAVDPHRVDKAGAVYTMLVNSRAALLPYVLLRIVIGTLLRTVAYLVGKVPGQAMDEVMGLFGTLLRPGRILAGRRARGKSAIEAAELRPLFPPPGATIRATVESVASSLGAGSEDSGGSRHGVVESGPGGDDADFLEIEQFARLKKIARKPAPVLFALLLLVSLVACRNLLGGGALMGGALLPAPAHVGDLWSRYADAWHPVGTGGTQTAPPYLAIIAALSALCFGSTGFALTLLLVCSVPLAGLTAYFASRPLVGSRQLRAWAAIAYAFLPAATGALAAGRLGTAVLAVLLPPIARAAVSAAGFRGDGGRGSWRATWAYALFLTIAMAFTPVVWPIAVLLGIGVLVLRRGDIAAYGPRFLAAVGTPLLMLAPWSLSLLTGPSGFLKEAGLAYGDGSAGALDLLGASPGGPKTVGGLLLIGFVAAALAALLRTDRGFAIRTAWAVALIGFLFAILTNRSAWAGPATLVYGLALLAAAVLGAEHGRTRVAGHGFGWRQPVAALIALAAALGPVYSAAHWMIGGADGPLGRRDPAQVPAFVAEESGTRDQARTLVLGGTSPAKVAYTLVRGSGGQLGDAELAASGGDDARLGKVVSNLVAGSGADQSSQLSGFAVRYVLVRDGAPREFARTLDATPGLSRLSQLDGSALWRVDRQVARAVIVPANGGGTLPVAADPVDVHTTIPAGEAGRVLRIADKAAPGWTATLDGKSLKKTTVDGWAQGFELPAGAGKLDLTYDTPFTRTAWIWAQVGLAVVLLVLALPGRRREMDDDLPEPETAAPAAVPAQPVAGEGRRARRLRAQAEAETPADEQGTPLAEVPQQPAYGEWDAPQYAASPADPDHAQHDPQPYDPYQQQYPGYQPAQYPEGQYPEGQYSDGQYGQDADPGYPEVPPSDGQFTDGQYVQGAHPGGQYDAQYPQVPQHDGQFAEGQYADGQAGGAHEGQYPAGHGQGHYPADPYQQPQAHPLPPDGQYDPYGYGYPPEQPEQQPHRPDGSQQ; encoded by the coding sequence ATGTCCGTGCACAGCCAGTCGACGGCCCCGTACGAGGCGGCCGCGACTCCCGAATTCCCCCGACACGTCGTCACCGCCGTCCTCGTCTCGCACGACGGCGCACGCTGGCTCCCCGACGTCCTGGCCGGACTCCTCGGCCAGGAACGCCCCGTGCAGAACGCGTACGCCGCCGACACCGGCAGCGCCGACGACTCCGCCCGCCTGGTCACCGAGGCCCTCGGCGCCGAACGCGTCCTGCACCTCGCCCGCCGCACCGGTTTCGGCGCCGCCGTCGAGGAGGCCGCCCGCACCGCACCGGTGCTCGGCCCCGAGGAACTGCCCTATCTGAAGCGCCCCAGCGGCTGGGACCCGGTCTCGCGCAGCTGGCGCGACGACAGCTACGACCTGCCCGAACTCCCGCACGGCGAGCCCGTGCAGTGGCTCTGGCTGCTCCACGACGACTGCGCGCCCGCGCCCGACGCGCTCGCCGAACTGCTGCGCGTCGCCGACGCCGACGAGCACGCCGCGATCGTCGGACCCAAGCTGCGCGGCTGGTACGACCGCAAGCAACTACTCGAAGTCGGTGTCTCCATCGCCCACAGCGGGCGCCGCTGGACCGGCCTCGACCGGCGCGAACAGGACCAGGGCCAGCACGACCAGGTCCGCCCCGTGCTGTCGGTGTCCTCGGCGGGCATGCTGATCCGCCGCGACGTGTGGGACCAACTCGGCGGCTTCGACCGCAGACTGCCCCTGATGCGCGACGACGTCGACTTGTGCTGGCGCGCGCACACCGCCGGACACTCCGTCCTGATCGCCCCGGACGCGGTGGTCCGCCACGCCGAGGCGGCCGCCCGCGAACGGCGCGCCGTCGACTGCGCCGGACGCTCCGCCGTCGACCCGCACCGGGTCGACAAGGCCGGCGCCGTCTACACCATGCTCGTCAACTCCCGTGCCGCGCTGCTCCCGTACGTACTTCTGCGCATCGTGATCGGCACCCTCCTGCGGACCGTCGCCTATCTGGTGGGCAAGGTCCCCGGGCAGGCCATGGACGAGGTCATGGGCCTCTTCGGCACGCTGCTGCGCCCCGGGCGGATCCTCGCCGGGCGGCGCGCCCGCGGCAAGAGCGCCATCGAGGCCGCCGAACTGCGGCCCCTGTTCCCGCCGCCCGGCGCCACCATCCGCGCCACCGTCGAATCCGTCGCGAGCAGCCTGGGGGCCGGCAGTGAGGACTCCGGAGGCTCCCGGCACGGCGTCGTCGAGTCCGGACCCGGTGGCGACGACGCCGACTTCCTGGAGATCGAGCAGTTCGCCCGGCTGAAGAAGATCGCCCGCAAACCGGCACCGGTCCTCTTCGCGCTGCTGCTGCTCGTCTCGCTGGTCGCCTGCCGCAACCTGCTCGGCGGCGGCGCGCTCATGGGCGGCGCCCTGCTGCCGGCCCCCGCCCACGTCGGCGACCTGTGGAGCCGCTACGCCGACGCCTGGCACCCGGTCGGCACCGGCGGCACCCAGACCGCACCGCCCTATCTGGCGATCATCGCCGCGCTGTCCGCGCTCTGCTTCGGCTCGACCGGCTTCGCCCTGACCCTGCTGCTCGTCTGCTCGGTCCCGCTGGCCGGACTCACCGCGTACTTCGCCTCGCGCCCGCTCGTCGGGTCCCGCCAGCTGCGCGCCTGGGCGGCCATCGCCTACGCCTTCCTGCCCGCCGCCACCGGCGCACTCGCCGCCGGCCGGCTCGGCACCGCCGTCCTCGCCGTCCTGCTGCCGCCGATCGCCCGCGCCGCGGTGTCCGCCGCCGGGTTCCGGGGCGACGGCGGCCGCGGCAGCTGGCGCGCCACCTGGGCGTACGCGCTGTTTCTGACCATCGCCATGGCGTTCACCCCGGTCGTCTGGCCGATCGCGGTGCTGCTCGGCATCGGCGTGCTCGTGCTGCGCCGGGGTGACATCGCCGCGTACGGGCCGCGCTTCCTGGCCGCCGTCGGCACCCCGCTCCTCATGCTCGCGCCCTGGTCGCTCTCCCTGCTCACCGGCCCGTCCGGCTTCCTCAAGGAGGCGGGCCTCGCCTACGGGGACGGCTCGGCCGGCGCGCTCGACCTGCTCGGGGCCAGTCCCGGCGGCCCCAAGACGGTCGGCGGGCTGCTGCTCATCGGCTTCGTCGCGGCGGCGCTCGCGGCGCTGCTGCGCACCGACCGCGGGTTCGCCATCCGCACCGCCTGGGCGGTCGCGCTCATCGGATTCCTCTTCGCGATCCTGACCAACCGCAGTGCCTGGGCGGGCCCGGCGACGCTCGTGTACGGGCTCGCGCTGCTAGCCGCCGCCGTGCTCGGGGCCGAACACGGCCGGACCCGCGTCGCCGGGCACGGCTTCGGCTGGCGCCAGCCCGTCGCCGCGCTGATCGCGCTCGCTGCCGCGCTCGGTCCCGTGTACTCCGCGGCCCACTGGATGATCGGCGGCGCCGACGGCCCGCTGGGGCGCCGCGACCCGGCGCAGGTACCGGCGTTCGTCGCCGAGGAGAGCGGCACCCGCGACCAGGCCCGCACCCTGGTGCTCGGCGGCACCTCGCCCGCCAAGGTCGCGTACACGCTGGTACGGGGCTCGGGCGGACAGCTCGGCGATGCCGAACTCGCCGCGTCCGGCGGCGACGACGCCCGGCTCGGCAAGGTCGTGTCGAACCTCGTCGCGGGCTCCGGCGCCGACCAGTCCAGCCAGCTCAGCGGCTTCGCCGTGCGCTATGTGCTGGTCCGCGACGGCGCGCCCCGCGAGTTCGCGCGCACCCTGGACGCGACGCCCGGACTCAGCCGGCTCAGCCAACTCGACGGCAGCGCCCTGTGGCGGGTGGACCGTCAGGTCGCGCGCGCCGTGATCGTCCCGGCGAACGGCGGCGGGACGCTGCCGGTCGCCGCCGATCCCGTCGACGTCCACACCACGATCCCGGCGGGCGAGGCGGGCCGCGTGCTGCGGATCGCCGACAAGGCCGCCCCCGGCTGGACCGCCACCCTCGACGGCAAGTCGCTCAAGAAGACCACCGTCGACGGCTGGGCCCAGGGCTTCGAACTGCCCGCCGGGGCCGGCAAGCTCGACCTGACCTACGACACCCCGTTCACCCGCACCGCGTGGATCTGGGCCCAGGTGGGTCTTGCGGTCGTCCTGCTCGTGCTCGCCCTCCCGGGCCGCCGCCGCGAGATGGACGACGACCTGCCCGAGCCGGAAACCGCGGCCCCGGCCGCCGTCCCCGCGCAGCCGGTCGCGGGCGAGGGCCGCCGGGCCCGCAGACTTCGCGCCCAGGCCGAGGCCGAGACCCCCGCCGACGAGCAGGGCACCCCGCTCGCCGAGGTGCCGCAGCAGCCCGCGTACGGGGAGTGGGACGCCCCGCAGTACGCCGCCTCACCGGCCGACCCGGACCACGCACAGCACGACCCGCAGCCGTACGACCCGTACCAGCAGCAGTACCCCGGCTACCAGCCCGCGCAGTACCCCGAGGGCCAGTACCCCGAAGGCCAGTACTCGGACGGGCAATACGGCCAGGACGCGGACCCCGGCTACCCCGAAGTCCCGCCCTCCGACGGCCAGTTCACCGACGGGCAGTACGTCCAGGGTGCGCATCCCGGCGGCCAGTACGACGCGCAGTACCCCCAAGTCCCGCAGCACGATGGCCAGTTCGCCGAGGGGCAGTACGCCGATGGCCAGGCGGGCGGGGCCCACGAGGGCCAGTACCCGGCCGGGCACGGCCAGGGGCACTATCCGGCCGACCCCTACCAGCAGCCGCAGGCACATCCGTTGCCGCCGGACGGCCAGTACGACCCGTACGGCTACGGATACCCGCCCGAGCAGCCCGAGCAGCAGCCGCACCGCCCCGACGGGAGCCAGCAGTGA